One Nocardia farcinica genomic region harbors:
- a CDS encoding flavin-containing monooxygenase yields MTPKNRGGQRATPEKAIPDTGTPDYRIAVIGAGPGGICAGARLLQRGLTDFVILERAQGFGGSWRDNNYPGLGVDVPGFTYQYSFARNPNWARVFPKREEVLAYHEAVADRFGLAAHTRFGVNVVQQIWDDQRRWWRLVTDDGSEITARFLISAVGAYIHPKQDPGIPGYQDFRGKVLRPIGWDHDYDLAGKRVAVIGTGASSVQITPSIAPEVGSLQVYQRTPVWCLPKPDFAVPAWLQTVLALPGAGPLLSGMANLLVDLALRLIVFTPAALFRPGARGFDALARALYRGYLRTQVRDPRVRRDLMPTYGALGKRPTLSNDYVQTFNRSNVELVVAPIERITESGIRTVDGSEHQLDAIVLATGYELFSDPESYREGAIVGRDGFDLGRFYAENRLQAYESVAVPGLPNRWMLVGPYSWIGTGWHELVEIGTDHAVNVIAEAERLGCDVVEVAPEAHERYHKMIRRQGRNIAYYFQVINAGLRTYYVNSQGDMPYIRPTSLMSARKASRRTRFDDYRFGRRAATSQAPEAASEKAMAVTR; encoded by the coding sequence ATGACCCCCAAGAATCGCGGCGGCCAGCGCGCGACGCCCGAGAAGGCCATCCCGGACACCGGAACACCCGATTACCGCATCGCGGTGATCGGTGCCGGGCCGGGCGGCATCTGCGCCGGTGCCCGGTTACTGCAGCGCGGACTCACGGACTTCGTCATTCTCGAGCGCGCGCAGGGATTCGGGGGCAGCTGGCGGGACAACAACTACCCGGGCCTGGGTGTGGACGTACCGGGCTTCACTTACCAGTACTCGTTTGCGCGCAATCCGAACTGGGCGCGGGTGTTTCCCAAGCGAGAGGAAGTCCTGGCCTACCACGAAGCGGTGGCAGACCGCTTCGGCCTGGCGGCACATACTCGCTTCGGCGTGAATGTCGTGCAGCAGATCTGGGACGATCAGCGCCGATGGTGGCGCCTTGTCACTGACGACGGGTCGGAGATCACGGCCCGGTTCCTGATCTCGGCTGTCGGCGCATACATCCACCCGAAACAGGACCCGGGTATTCCCGGCTACCAAGACTTCCGGGGAAAAGTGCTGCGACCGATCGGCTGGGACCATGACTACGACCTGGCGGGCAAGCGTGTCGCGGTGATCGGCACCGGAGCCAGCTCCGTGCAGATCACTCCCTCGATCGCCCCCGAGGTCGGTTCGCTGCAGGTCTACCAGCGAACTCCGGTCTGGTGCCTGCCCAAGCCCGACTTCGCGGTGCCGGCGTGGCTGCAGACCGTTTTGGCCTTGCCTGGGGCCGGACCGCTGTTGAGCGGGATGGCGAACCTGCTCGTCGACCTCGCGTTGCGGCTGATCGTATTCACTCCTGCGGCGCTGTTCCGTCCCGGCGCACGGGGTTTCGACGCACTAGCGCGTGCGCTCTACCGCGGGTACCTCCGTACTCAGGTGCGCGACCCGCGAGTCCGCCGAGACCTGATGCCGACCTACGGCGCATTGGGAAAACGGCCGACATTGTCCAACGACTATGTGCAGACATTCAACCGGTCGAACGTGGAACTGGTGGTGGCACCGATCGAGCGGATCACGGAATCGGGGATCCGCACGGTCGACGGATCCGAACACCAGCTCGACGCGATCGTGCTCGCTACTGGGTACGAGCTGTTCTCGGACCCGGAAAGCTACCGCGAAGGGGCGATCGTCGGGCGCGACGGATTCGACCTGGGCCGCTTCTACGCCGAGAACCGGCTGCAGGCCTACGAATCGGTCGCCGTGCCGGGCTTGCCGAACCGGTGGATGCTGGTGGGGCCATACTCGTGGATCGGCACGGGCTGGCATGAGCTGGTCGAGATCGGCACGGATCACGCCGTCAACGTCATCGCCGAAGCGGAGCGTCTCGGATGCGATGTGGTCGAGGTCGCCCCGGAGGCACATGAGCGGTACCACAAGATGATCCGCCGGCAGGGCAGAAATATCGCGTACTACTTCCAGGTCATCAATGCCGGGCTGCGGACCTATTACGTCAATTCACAGGGCGACATGCCGTACATCCGGCCGACATCATTGATGAGCGCACGCAAGGCGAGCCGGAGGACACGCTTCGACGACTATCGGTTCGGGCGTCGCGCAGCCACATCGCAGGCACCGGAGGCCGCGAGCGAAAAGGCCATGGCGGTGACCCGATGA
- a CDS encoding SDR family NAD(P)-dependent oxidoreductase produces the protein MNSFKPITIKGSVVAITGGARGIGLATARRFAAAGARVAIGDLDLAAAQDSARTLGIDATGYQVDVGDRESFAAFIDRVESEVGPIDVMVNNAGIMPVGALLDGTEAVAQATMSANFWAHYHALRTVAPRMVHRGRGHIINVTSAAGKVHSPGLAIYVASKHAATGLSRSAREELLGTGVSVTAVLPSAVRTQLLDGIPFRWWERLAIVSPDRIARVITGTLRRRPALVGAPRGLIPLLNAAAFVPEFLWMWGRRVSDADRVMGPIDREQRAEYDSRIDGQTIELVQDPGSDTAPARQAISQGQTS, from the coding sequence ATGAACTCGTTCAAACCGATCACGATCAAAGGCTCCGTGGTCGCCATCACCGGTGGCGCCCGCGGGATCGGATTGGCGACAGCGCGTCGGTTCGCCGCTGCCGGTGCCCGGGTGGCCATCGGCGACCTCGACCTGGCCGCAGCGCAGGACTCGGCCCGTACTCTCGGGATCGATGCCACCGGATATCAGGTCGACGTCGGTGATCGGGAGTCGTTCGCAGCCTTCATCGATCGTGTCGAATCCGAGGTAGGGCCCATCGATGTGATGGTCAACAATGCCGGGATCATGCCGGTCGGGGCTCTGCTGGACGGCACCGAGGCGGTCGCCCAGGCCACGATGAGCGCCAACTTCTGGGCTCATTACCATGCGCTGCGTACCGTTGCGCCGCGGATGGTGCACCGCGGTCGTGGTCACATCATCAACGTCACGTCGGCGGCCGGGAAGGTGCATTCGCCGGGACTGGCGATCTATGTCGCCAGTAAGCATGCCGCCACCGGACTGTCACGGTCGGCCCGGGAAGAACTCCTCGGCACGGGAGTTTCGGTGACGGCCGTCCTGCCCTCCGCAGTGCGCACCCAGCTCCTCGACGGAATTCCCTTCCGCTGGTGGGAGCGCCTCGCGATCGTCTCCCCGGACCGTATCGCGCGGGTCATCACCGGTACGCTGCGGCGGCGGCCAGCCCTGGTCGGCGCCCCGCGCGGTCTCATCCCACTGCTGAACGCCGCGGCTTTCGTGCCCGAATTCCTCTGGATGTGGGGCCGGCGCGTATCCGATGCCGATCGCGTGATGGGGCCGATCGACCGCGAACAACGGGCCGAATACGACTCCCGCATCGACGGCCAGACCATCGAGCTGGTACAGGATCCGGGCAGCGACACAGCCCCTGCTCGGCAGGCAATTTCACAAGGACAGACATCATGA
- a CDS encoding ABC1 kinase family protein: MRNARARFVRYTRGRDAEAQATVDAFARGADELVTVLGSMKGAAMKVGQMLSVIDLGFLPETERERFRARLATLRDAAPALPFERMQQVLEQDLGQPCRALFSDFDPTPIAAASIGQVYRARLHGGREVAVKIQYPGIQHAIRADLKNLTLLLRMTKPLLPGFSADPLVRELSVHLNQELDYLAEARTQHEQARRFAEHPAIHIPDTIPALCSPRVLISEFVHGRRFDEIRAAPAEIRDRVGETIFRYYIGSMFRDHRFNGDPHPGNILLAPDNRVTFLDFGLFKTMDPTAVELERQALHAAIDGRAEDLLDALHRTGALRPDSDLTADEAIQYVYDASPWTFVDDRLEITPEIAGGALMSIADPRSSDFAHMHREDLPAEHFFSRRADFYTFGVLGQLGATANWHRIAREWLCGDPPTTRHGRLDAQWRAEAGQCADNTAAK, translated from the coding sequence ATGCGCAACGCGCGCGCACGCTTCGTGCGCTACACCCGCGGCCGAGACGCCGAAGCGCAGGCCACTGTGGACGCCTTCGCCCGCGGTGCCGACGAACTCGTCACCGTGCTGGGAAGCATGAAGGGGGCGGCGATGAAAGTCGGGCAGATGCTGTCGGTCATAGACCTCGGGTTCCTGCCCGAGACCGAACGGGAACGATTCCGCGCACGGCTCGCCACCCTGCGCGACGCCGCGCCTGCTCTGCCGTTCGAGCGGATGCAGCAGGTTCTGGAGCAAGATCTCGGACAGCCGTGCCGCGCTTTGTTCAGCGATTTCGATCCCACCCCCATCGCGGCCGCCTCGATCGGACAGGTGTACCGGGCCCGACTACACGGTGGCCGCGAAGTGGCCGTGAAGATCCAGTACCCCGGCATCCAACACGCCATCCGGGCTGATCTCAAGAACCTCACCCTGCTGTTACGGATGACGAAACCGCTGCTGCCGGGGTTCTCCGCAGACCCGCTGGTCCGGGAGCTCTCGGTCCATCTCAACCAGGAGCTCGACTATCTCGCCGAAGCACGCACCCAACACGAGCAGGCGCGCCGCTTCGCCGAGCACCCCGCCATCCACATCCCGGATACCATCCCCGCACTGTGCAGCCCGCGGGTGCTGATCAGTGAGTTCGTCCACGGCCGGCGCTTCGACGAGATCCGCGCCGCACCGGCCGAGATTCGCGACCGAGTCGGTGAAACGATCTTCCGGTACTACATAGGGTCAATGTTCCGGGATCACCGATTCAACGGCGATCCACATCCGGGCAATATCCTGCTGGCGCCGGACAACCGCGTCACCTTTCTGGACTTCGGCCTGTTCAAGACCATGGACCCGACGGCGGTCGAGCTCGAGAGGCAAGCGCTGCACGCGGCCATCGACGGGCGTGCCGAGGATCTACTCGATGCGCTCCATCGCACCGGTGCGCTCCGTCCGGATTCCGATCTCACCGCGGACGAAGCCATCCAGTATGTCTACGACGCCTCCCCATGGACGTTCGTCGACGATCGCCTGGAGATCACGCCGGAAATCGCCGGTGGCGCCCTGATGTCCATCGCCGACCCACGTTCCTCGGACTTCGCGCACATGCATCGGGAGGACCTGCCGGCAGAGCACTTCTTCTCCCGCCGCGCCGACTTCTACACTTTCGGCGTACTCGGACAGTTAGGGGCAACCGCGAACTGGCACCGCATCGCCCGGGAGTGGCTGTGCGGGGATCCACCAACCACCCGACACGGTCGACTGGATGCGCAATGGCGCGCTGAGGCGGGCCAGTGCGCGGACAACACGGCCGCGAAATAG
- a CDS encoding SRPBCC family protein, translated as MRRLIVFARSGLAAAALGVGAAAAVCILLRRGYDAASRFVVRPVWADRQEEYVLRRAALTVTVRRTIAAPPEAVFRALTDESCFSWLPLVSGFRYDDQRREVGAKRVLRTPLLAAREEITCYEEGVRIGHTITGMSLPLLTSGTEMFALEPGPDGGTQLRWTVSVTPRFIGWLPIRSAESLIRPVLGGILRGLDSAATWFDDYAAITATTQQREDTHR; from the coding sequence GTGCGAAGACTGATCGTGTTTGCGAGATCGGGACTTGCCGCCGCCGCACTAGGAGTCGGCGCCGCCGCCGCGGTGTGCATCCTGTTGCGGCGTGGATACGACGCGGCGTCGCGCTTCGTCGTCCGACCGGTCTGGGCGGATCGTCAGGAAGAGTATGTTCTCCGCCGGGCGGCGTTGACCGTCACCGTTCGACGGACGATCGCCGCACCTCCGGAGGCGGTCTTCCGGGCGCTGACCGACGAATCGTGCTTTTCGTGGTTGCCGCTGGTGTCCGGATTCCGATACGACGACCAGCGCCGCGAAGTGGGGGCCAAGCGCGTGTTGCGCACTCCGCTGCTGGCCGCCCGCGAAGAGATCACCTGCTACGAGGAGGGGGTCCGCATCGGGCACACCATCACCGGGATGTCGCTGCCCCTGCTTACTTCGGGGACCGAGATGTTCGCCCTCGAGCCTGGGCCGGATGGCGGCACCCAGCTGCGGTGGACCGTTTCGGTGACTCCGCGGTTCATCGGGTGGTTGCCGATCCGCTCCGCGGAATCGCTGATCCGGCCCGTGCTGGGCGGCATCCTGCGCGGCCTCGATTCGGCCGCTACATGGTTCGACGACTATGCGGCGATCACTGCCACGACGCAACAACGAGAGGACACCCACCGATGA
- a CDS encoding flavin-containing monooxygenase: protein MTQRATVETEHTDDERDMPDHLVVVIGAGIGGIGAGIALRRAGIDDFVIVERSDDIGGTWHSNQYPDVAVDIPGIVYQFSFEKNPYWSRTFPKGAEVKAYIDRCANKYGIRSQLRLKTEVLAREWDEGRHLWRLRLDNGETLTARFVITALGAFVEPKKPDIPGLDDFAGTVIQTQRWDHSCDLTGKRVAIIGTGATAVQVIPQVARVAAQLDVYQRRAIWVFAKPDFRIPRFVQHAFRKVPLLQTSIRGVAAACVELGLVGITVYGKQIAPLALLPAWATRAFLFTQVRDRALRRKLTPDYGFGCKRPSVSNHYYRTFTRSNVDLITSGVASIDATGITDTEGIHRQVDVLILATGFEMSQSPAVFRKRPVKGRDGFDLADFYEHERAKAYEGVSMPQLPNTFMIFGPYAWSGSSWHVMVENATRHAIRVIQEAGRRGATAVSVRPEANDRFYDFIRPRATDTLMHGKACANANSYYIDHHGDFSFLRPTTAYQSTRASKTFPLDDYRYEQLG, encoded by the coding sequence ATGACACAGCGTGCGACCGTCGAAACCGAACACACCGATGACGAGCGCGATATGCCAGACCATCTGGTCGTGGTAATCGGCGCCGGCATCGGTGGAATCGGTGCCGGAATTGCGCTGCGCCGCGCCGGTATCGACGATTTTGTCATCGTGGAGCGTTCCGACGACATCGGCGGAACGTGGCACAGCAACCAGTACCCCGACGTGGCCGTCGACATCCCCGGTATCGTCTATCAGTTCTCCTTCGAGAAGAACCCTTACTGGTCGCGGACGTTCCCCAAGGGAGCCGAGGTCAAGGCCTATATCGACCGCTGTGCGAACAAGTACGGCATCCGGTCGCAGCTGCGGTTGAAGACCGAGGTCCTCGCCCGGGAATGGGACGAGGGCCGGCATCTGTGGCGACTCCGCTTGGACAACGGCGAGACACTGACCGCGCGATTCGTGATCACTGCCCTGGGCGCCTTCGTCGAGCCCAAGAAGCCCGACATTCCGGGCCTGGACGATTTTGCCGGCACAGTGATCCAGACGCAGCGCTGGGACCACTCCTGCGACCTCACCGGCAAGCGGGTCGCGATCATCGGTACCGGTGCCACCGCCGTCCAGGTCATTCCGCAGGTGGCTAGGGTGGCGGCGCAGCTGGACGTCTACCAGCGACGGGCGATCTGGGTGTTCGCCAAGCCAGACTTCCGCATCCCACGTTTCGTGCAACACGCCTTCCGGAAGGTTCCGCTGTTGCAGACGTCGATCCGGGGTGTGGCCGCAGCGTGCGTCGAGCTCGGGCTGGTGGGCATCACGGTCTACGGAAAGCAGATCGCACCACTAGCCCTTCTCCCGGCCTGGGCGACTCGCGCATTCCTGTTCACCCAGGTGCGCGACCGCGCGCTCCGACGGAAACTCACTCCGGACTACGGATTCGGCTGTAAACGACCGAGCGTGTCCAACCATTACTATCGGACATTCACCCGCAGTAACGTCGATCTGATCACTTCCGGTGTGGCGTCGATCGACGCCACGGGCATTACCGACACCGAGGGTATCCACCGGCAGGTCGATGTGCTCATTCTGGCCACCGGATTCGAGATGTCGCAGAGCCCCGCAGTCTTCCGCAAACGTCCGGTCAAGGGTCGTGACGGATTCGACCTAGCGGATTTCTATGAGCATGAGCGGGCCAAGGCATACGAAGGTGTGAGCATGCCGCAGCTACCGAACACGTTCATGATCTTCGGACCGTACGCATGGAGCGGGAGTTCCTGGCATGTGATGGTGGAAAACGCCACTCGGCACGCGATCCGCGTCATCCAGGAGGCCGGTCGGCGAGGCGCGACCGCCGTATCGGTCCGTCCCGAAGCCAATGACCGCTTCTACGATTTCATCCGTCCCCGTGCCACGGACACGCTGATGCATGGAAAAGCCTGCGCGAACGCCAATTCATACTACATCGACCACCATGGAGACTTTTCTTTTCTGCGTCCGACCACGGCGTATCAGTCGACCCGAGCCAGTAAGACGTTCCCGCTCGACGACTACCGCTACGAACAGCTCGGATGA
- a CDS encoding flavin-containing monooxygenase, with the protein MSESARNSVPPPGAVRPDVEVAIIGAGAGGICAGAKLHDIGVTDVLLIDRASEMGGTWLFNTYPGVGADIPAVAYQFSFARKHDWSRFFATGAEIQEYHLEVARRYGLDKKTRLETDIVREEWDEANHLWQLHTATGDTITARFVISAIGVYLRPKDRPDIPGLDSFRGEVMIPSAWNHDYDFTGKRVGIIGVGSSTVQIAPSLAPHVSRLDIYQRTTQWYFPKPDFAVPRWMQRLLAINGVSAFMNGLGLCFVEMGLRVLVHTPERVFRATAPIFDSVGRALYRGWLRIKVRDPKVRQALVPQYGPGCTRGTLGGDYLPTLNRDHVELVTDSIARITDSAIVTADGTVREIDALVLATGYEVFSDPESYREGTVIGAAGFDLAKFFNAEGLQAYQSTAVAGLPNRWILVGPYSWTGTGFHYILETAMCSISRAVQAARERQATRIEVRKDAQDRYHSRLMQRNRNIAHYFGIHCAGSNTYFVNSHGQSPYVRPSSLLQTRREVANFPLDDYSYERLPESHGVTIEPDPMAGEEADAVRS; encoded by the coding sequence GTGAGCGAGAGCGCAAGGAATTCCGTACCGCCCCCCGGTGCGGTCAGACCTGACGTCGAAGTGGCCATCATCGGAGCAGGCGCCGGCGGTATCTGCGCGGGAGCCAAGCTGCACGACATCGGAGTCACCGACGTGCTGCTCATTGATCGTGCGTCTGAAATGGGTGGTACCTGGTTGTTCAACACTTACCCCGGTGTCGGCGCCGACATCCCGGCGGTGGCGTACCAGTTCAGCTTCGCCCGGAAGCATGATTGGTCCCGATTCTTCGCCACCGGGGCGGAGATCCAGGAATACCATCTCGAGGTTGCCCGCCGCTATGGCCTGGACAAGAAGACTCGGCTGGAGACCGATATCGTCCGTGAGGAATGGGACGAAGCGAATCATCTGTGGCAATTGCACACCGCCACCGGTGACACGATCACCGCTCGGTTCGTGATCAGTGCGATCGGCGTATACCTGCGTCCGAAGGACCGCCCCGATATTCCTGGCCTCGACTCCTTCCGTGGCGAGGTGATGATCCCCTCCGCCTGGAATCACGACTACGACTTCACCGGTAAACGGGTCGGCATCATCGGAGTCGGTTCCAGCACTGTGCAGATCGCACCATCGCTGGCGCCACACGTGTCGCGGTTGGACATCTATCAGCGCACCACGCAGTGGTACTTCCCGAAGCCGGATTTCGCGGTTCCTCGATGGATGCAACGGCTCCTCGCGATAAATGGTGTGAGTGCCTTCATGAACGGTCTCGGACTGTGCTTCGTCGAGATGGGGCTGCGCGTTCTGGTGCACACCCCGGAACGGGTATTCCGTGCCACGGCGCCGATATTCGACTCGGTGGGTCGAGCCCTGTATCGAGGGTGGCTGCGGATCAAGGTCCGCGATCCGAAAGTTCGCCAGGCGCTCGTGCCGCAGTACGGACCGGGCTGTACCCGCGGCACGCTCGGTGGTGACTACCTGCCTACGCTGAACCGCGACCATGTCGAACTCGTGACCGACTCCATCGCGCGCATCACCGATTCGGCGATCGTCACCGCCGACGGTACGGTCCGCGAGATCGACGCCCTGGTGCTCGCGACCGGCTACGAGGTGTTCTCCGACCCCGAGAGCTACCGCGAGGGTACGGTGATCGGGGCGGCAGGATTCGACCTGGCCAAATTCTTCAACGCAGAGGGTTTGCAGGCGTACCAGAGTACTGCGGTGGCCGGCCTGCCCAATCGGTGGATTCTGGTCGGCCCGTACTCGTGGACGGGTACCGGATTCCACTACATTCTCGAGACCGCCATGTGCAGTATCAGTCGTGCGGTACAGGCGGCGCGAGAACGACAGGCTACTCGCATCGAGGTCCGCAAGGATGCCCAGGATCGGTACCATAGTCGGCTGATGCAGCGGAATCGGAACATCGCCCATTACTTCGGCATCCACTGTGCGGGTTCCAACACCTACTTCGTCAACTCGCACGGACAGTCGCCCTATGTACGCCCGTCGAGTCTGCTGCAGACGCGCCGTGAGGTGGCGAACTTCCCGCTCGACGACTACTCCTACGAGCGCCTGCCCGAGTCCCACGGTGTGACGATCGAACCGGATCCGATGGCAGGGGAGGAAGCAGATGCGGTTCGCAGCTGA